The Deltaproteobacteria bacterium genome has a segment encoding these proteins:
- a CDS encoding DUF4394 domain-containing protein gives MQVTVVVGERQPAQISLIGLTNDNTLVRFPSNNPRETARVKVSGLTGTLVGIDLRPANGLLYGVSDANNIYTIDPTTGAATLICTLTISFDGARSSGIDFNPQSDRLRLLARNGQNLRVHADLGATAVDGSLAYATTDHNAGTTPTITAVAYTNSIPQAPITKTFDIDSNLDVLVLQEPPNDGILLTVGPLGIDFGPMVGFDILTDGSGKDHAFAVSGATLYAIDLGTGAATTLGTIGDGSLNFVGLTAVAVPSSSFQLNK, from the coding sequence ATGCAGGTGACCGTTGTGGTTGGCGAAAGACAACCAGCGCAGATCAGTCTCATTGGTCTAACCAACGATAACACACTCGTTCGCTTTCCCTCGAACAATCCGCGTGAAACGGCACGCGTCAAAGTGAGCGGGCTGACCGGCACGCTGGTAGGCATCGACCTCCGGCCAGCCAACGGTCTGCTGTATGGCGTCTCGGATGCCAACAACATCTACACTATTGACCCGACCACTGGTGCCGCAACATTGATCTGTACGCTCACTATTTCCTTCGATGGGGCACGCTCTTCGGGTATAGACTTTAATCCGCAATCCGATCGTCTTCGTCTGCTCGCCCGCAATGGACAGAATTTACGAGTTCACGCTGACCTTGGAGCCACGGCAGTCGACGGCTCCTTGGCCTACGCTACGACCGATCACAACGCAGGAACAACGCCGACCATCACGGCTGTTGCGTATACTAACTCGATTCCTCAGGCTCCCATTACTAAAACGTTTGATATCGACAGCAACCTTGACGTGTTAGTTCTGCAAGAGCCTCCGAATGACGGGATTTTGCTGACGGTGGGACCACTGGGGATCGACTTTGGTCCGATGGTAGGATTCGACATTCTTACTGATGGGAGTGGAAAAGATCATGCCTTTGCAGTGTCTGGCGCAACGTTGTACGCGATCGATTTAGGGACAGGCGCGGCAACAACGCTTGGCACGATCGGCGACGGTAGTCTGAATTTTGTCGGTCTTACGGCAGTAGCGGTTCCTTCTAGCAGTTTTCAATTGAATAAATAG
- a CDS encoding sigma-70 family RNA polymerase sigma factor, producing MRSLVDEMVGRQSSTDEELLTALKHDQTLALGALYDRYASLVYGLARAILTTVDEAEDLTQEIFLALHNKCDYDPARGTFSAFLITMTRSRAIDKLRSRGSRLKNLTRWKQMTPLETSAPTLLEQMSLTECSQQVHTALAQLPDNQRQVLELAYYKDLSHSEIAAQLDAPLGTVKTWARKGLMTLKDSLHHLLG from the coding sequence ATGCGTTCTCTCGTAGACGAGATGGTGGGACGACAATCCTCAACGGATGAGGAGTTGTTAACTGCGCTCAAGCACGATCAGACCTTGGCCCTAGGCGCCCTCTACGACCGCTATGCCAGCCTCGTATATGGACTCGCACGCGCCATCTTAACGACGGTGGACGAGGCAGAAGATTTGACGCAAGAAATTTTTCTTGCGCTGCACAACAAATGCGACTATGACCCTGCACGTGGAACGTTCAGCGCATTCCTCATCACGATGACACGCTCACGGGCTATCGATAAACTGCGTTCTCGTGGAAGCAGGTTGAAAAACCTGACCCGGTGGAAGCAAATGACTCCTCTGGAAACCTCAGCTCCGACACTGCTGGAACAGATGTCACTCACTGAGTGCTCACAGCAGGTGCACACTGCTTTAGCGCAACTCCCAGACAACCAGCGTCAGGTGCTTGAGCTGGCGTATTATAAGGATCTCAGCCATTCGGAAATTGCTGCGCAACTCGATGCTCCACTCGGAACGGTGAAAACCTGGGCTCGCAAAGGACTCATGACTCTCAAAGACTCTCTCCACCACCTTCTCGGATGA
- the cofG gene encoding 7,8-didemethyl-8-hydroxy-5-deazariboflavin synthase subunit CofG has protein sequence MSVQPHFSVILNKALQDKALSAEEGYTLINCADEDVPALLATAGELRDRHKGRTVTYSRKVFLPITNLCRDRCSYCTFRKDPRDPDAWTMTPDEVLEWVERGKAQGCKEALMCLGDKPELAYSGYRATLAGFGHKNTTEYIYRACEITLAQGLLPHTNAGVMSYDEMKWLKEVNVSLGLMLENISPRLRQRGMAHFSAPDKDPAVRVRMLREAGELAIPFTTGILIGIGETREECVDSLLAIRDIHREYGHIQEVIVQNFRAKPKTRMADAPEPESLEMAKTVAVARLLLGGPMNLQAPPNLSPHDHKLILRAGINDWGGISPVTKDYVNPEAAWPHLVTLAQTCQEEGFTLRERLAIYPEYITRPGFLLPALLPRTQELQEQVAVRPQA, from the coding sequence ATATCCGTGCAACCTCACTTTTCAGTGATTCTCAACAAAGCCCTGCAGGATAAAGCGCTATCTGCTGAAGAGGGCTACACGTTGATCAACTGCGCTGATGAAGATGTTCCAGCGCTTCTGGCGACTGCTGGCGAACTCCGTGATCGTCATAAGGGAAGAACGGTGACCTATTCGCGCAAGGTTTTCCTCCCGATCACAAACCTCTGTCGCGATCGTTGTTCATATTGCACCTTCCGCAAAGACCCACGCGACCCTGATGCATGGACCATGACGCCAGACGAAGTGTTGGAGTGGGTTGAACGTGGCAAAGCACAAGGGTGTAAAGAAGCACTGATGTGCTTGGGCGACAAGCCGGAACTCGCCTACAGCGGCTATCGTGCCACGCTGGCCGGGTTTGGCCATAAAAACACGACCGAATATATCTATCGCGCCTGCGAGATTACCCTTGCGCAGGGACTCCTGCCACACACCAACGCCGGGGTGATGAGTTACGACGAAATGAAGTGGCTGAAGGAAGTGAACGTCAGCCTGGGCTTGATGTTGGAAAATATCAGCCCACGCCTGCGCCAACGCGGGATGGCCCACTTCTCAGCGCCAGATAAAGACCCTGCCGTGCGTGTGCGGATGTTACGCGAAGCCGGCGAATTGGCGATCCCTTTCACGACTGGCATTCTCATCGGCATTGGTGAAACACGCGAAGAATGCGTCGATAGCCTCCTGGCGATCCGCGACATTCACCGCGAGTACGGCCATATTCAAGAAGTGATCGTGCAAAACTTTCGTGCCAAGCCAAAGACACGCATGGCGGATGCGCCAGAACCCGAAAGCTTGGAGATGGCAAAAACCGTCGCAGTCGCTCGCTTGCTTCTTGGCGGACCAATGAACTTGCAAGCGCCACCCAATCTCAGTCCACATGATCACAAACTGATCCTGCGTGCAGGGATTAACGATTGGGGTGGGATTTCGCCGGTCACGAAAGATTATGTGAATCCTGAAGCTGCGTGGCCTCATCTGGTAACGCTCGCGCAAACCTGTCAGGAAGAAGGATTTACTTTACGCGAACGGCTGGCAATTTATCCGGAATACATTACCCGGCCAGGATTTCTCTTACCGGCACTGCTTCCGCGTACGCAAGAATTACAAGAGCAAGTCGCAGTCAGGCCCCAGGCCTAA